A window of Polaromonas hydrogenivorans contains these coding sequences:
- a CDS encoding IclR family transcriptional regulator: MATARTKIPTEPSGSPAPTRTSPAPGDSYVQSFARGLEVIRSFSARSPRQTLTEVAGRTGLTRAGARRILLTLQTLGYVESDGKLFRLTPRMLDLGFAYLSSLPIWNLAEPVMEALVEEVKESCSAAVLDGTDIVYVLRVPTHKIMSISLGVGSRLPAYCTSMGRMLLSALPPDEMTQVLQASDRTARTRYTVTDVNELAAKIAQVRKQGWSLVNQELEEGLISMAAPLTDRAGQTVAALNISGQANRTSAKVMQETMLPPLLAAAQAISQRLSLQRN; encoded by the coding sequence ATGGCAACTGCCCGCACCAAAATCCCCACGGAACCTTCCGGCTCGCCTGCGCCAACACGCACGTCGCCCGCGCCCGGCGACAGCTATGTGCAGTCCTTTGCGCGCGGCCTGGAAGTCATTCGTTCGTTCAGCGCCCGGTCGCCCCGGCAAACGCTCACCGAAGTGGCCGGTCGCACCGGGCTGACGCGGGCGGGTGCGCGGCGGATTTTGCTGACGCTGCAAACGCTGGGCTATGTGGAAAGCGACGGCAAGCTGTTTCGGCTGACGCCGCGCATGCTCGATCTGGGTTTTGCCTACCTGTCGTCGCTGCCGATCTGGAACCTGGCTGAGCCCGTCATGGAAGCGCTCGTCGAGGAAGTGAAAGAGTCATGCTCGGCCGCCGTGCTGGACGGCACCGACATCGTCTATGTGCTGCGCGTGCCGACGCACAAGATCATGAGCATCAGCCTGGGCGTGGGTTCGCGGCTGCCGGCCTATTGCACGTCAATGGGCCGCATGCTGCTGTCGGCCTTGCCGCCAGATGAAATGACGCAGGTGTTGCAAGCGTCAGACCGCACGGCGCGCACCCGCTACACGGTGACCGACGTGAACGAGCTGGCCGCCAAAATTGCACAGGTGCGCAAGCAGGGCTGGTCGCTGGTCAATCAGGAACTTGAGGAGGGATTGATTTCGATGGCGGCGCCGCTTACCGACCGCGCCGGCCAGACGGTCGCGGCGCTCAACATCAGCGGCCAGGCCAATCGCACCAGCGCCAAGGTCATGCAGGAGACGATGCTGCCGCCCTTGCTGGCCGCTGCGCAGGCTATCTCGCAAAGGCTGAGCCTGCAGCGCAACTGA
- a CDS encoding AAA family ATPase: MKFQGSKNYVATPDLMLAVNAASTLTRPLLVKGEPGTGKTMLAEEVAQALSLPLLQWHIKSTTKAQQGLYEYDAVSRLRDSQLGDEKVKDIHNYIVKGVLWQAFTADEPVALLIDEIDKADIEFPNDLLREIDRMEFYVYETRELIRAKHRPLVFITSNNEKELPDAFLRRCFFHYIKFPDADTMKSIVDVHFPTLKKELLAAAMKTFYDVRNLPGLKKKPSTSELLDWLKLLVAEDIPLEALQSSDQKVAVPPLIGALLKNEQDVTLFEKLVFMQRNNR, encoded by the coding sequence ATGAAATTTCAAGGATCGAAAAACTACGTTGCCACGCCGGACCTGATGCTGGCCGTCAATGCCGCCTCCACCCTGACGCGGCCGCTGCTGGTCAAGGGCGAGCCCGGCACCGGCAAGACCATGCTGGCCGAGGAAGTGGCGCAGGCCTTGAGCCTTCCACTGCTGCAATGGCACATCAAATCGACCACCAAGGCGCAGCAGGGCCTGTATGAATACGATGCGGTGTCGCGCCTGCGGGATTCGCAGCTGGGCGATGAAAAGGTCAAGGACATTCACAACTACATCGTCAAGGGCGTGCTGTGGCAGGCCTTTACCGCAGACGAACCCGTGGCCCTCCTGATTGATGAAATCGACAAGGCCGACATCGAGTTTCCCAACGACTTGCTGCGCGAAATCGACCGCATGGAGTTTTACGTTTACGAAACGCGCGAACTCATCAGGGCCAAACACCGCCCGCTGGTGTTCATCACGTCCAACAACGAAAAGGAACTGCCCGACGCCTTCTTGCGCCGCTGCTTTTTCCACTACATCAAGTTCCCCGACGCCGACACCATGAAGAGCATCGTGGACGTGCACTTCCCCACGCTCAAGAAAGAACTGCTGGCAGCCGCGATGAAGACGTTCTACGACGTTCGCAACCTGCCCGGCCTGAAAAAGAAACCGTCCACCAGCGAGTTGCTCGACTGGCTCAAGCTGCTGGTGGCCGAGGACATTCCGCTCGAAGCGCTGCAAAGCAGCGACCAGAAGGTCGCAGTGCCGCCGCTGATCGGCGCGCTGCTGAAGAACGAGCAGGACGTGACGCTGTTTGAAAAACTGGTGTTCATGCAGCGCAACAACCGTTGA
- a CDS encoding c-type cytochrome has protein sequence MNKLFTSIFALAVSFVTVASLAQDIKGDANAGQTKNAMCIGCHGIKGYQSSFPEVYKVPMISGQNAGYISAALHEYKKGDRKHPTMRNIADTLNDQDIADLAAYYSTHGVVAGAELPAKPAKEPSVEVQALLNKANCASCHGANFSQPIDPSYPKIAGQHADYLFVALKAYKADNGANANAKVGRAHPIMGGMAKQYTNAELKAMANYLSSVPGDLKVIPESRFR, from the coding sequence ATGAATAAGCTGTTCACCTCGATATTTGCCCTGGCTGTCTCTTTCGTGACGGTTGCAAGCCTTGCCCAGGACATCAAGGGCGATGCCAATGCAGGCCAGACCAAGAATGCCATGTGCATCGGTTGCCACGGTATCAAGGGCTATCAATCCTCTTTTCCAGAGGTCTACAAGGTGCCCATGATTTCAGGCCAGAACGCCGGCTATATTTCTGCTGCGCTGCATGAGTACAAAAAAGGTGATCGCAAACATCCCACCATGCGCAACATCGCCGACACGCTGAACGACCAGGATATTGCCGACCTGGCCGCTTATTACAGTACGCATGGCGTGGTGGCCGGTGCGGAACTTCCCGCCAAGCCCGCAAAAGAGCCCAGTGTTGAAGTTCAGGCGCTGCTCAACAAAGCCAATTGCGCGTCGTGCCACGGTGCCAATTTCAGCCAGCCCATCGACCCTTCCTACCCCAAGATCGCGGGCCAGCATGCCGACTACCTGTTTGTGGCGCTGAAGGCCTACAAGGCAGACAACGGCGCCAATGCCAACGCAAAGGTCGGCCGCGCCCACCCCATCATGGGTGGCATGGCCAAGCAGTACACCAATGCCGAACTCAAGGCCATGGCCAACTACCTGTCATCCGTGCCGGGTGACCTGAAGGTGATTCCCGAAAGCCGCTTCCGCTAA
- a CDS encoding DUF1841 family protein, protein MFNPSQADVRRFFCSVYAKARTSQPLEAIETIASQWIDEHPEYHPDFMNADAALEKMYDVEGGHTNPFLHLAMHLSISEQCSIDQPRGIRQAVELLTARRRSLHDAHHETMECLGSMVWESQRSGRPPDGAAYIECVQRHATRD, encoded by the coding sequence ATGTTTAATCCCTCACAAGCCGATGTTCGCCGTTTTTTTTGCTCCGTTTATGCCAAAGCGCGCACCAGTCAACCGCTTGAAGCTATAGAAACCATAGCAAGTCAATGGATTGACGAGCACCCTGAATATCATCCGGACTTCATGAACGCAGACGCTGCGCTGGAAAAGATGTACGACGTGGAAGGCGGCCACACCAACCCGTTCCTGCACCTGGCCATGCACCTGTCGATCAGCGAGCAGTGCTCGATTGACCAGCCGCGCGGCATTCGCCAGGCGGTCGAGCTGCTGACGGCCCGGCGGCGTTCGCTGCACGACGCCCACCATGAAACCATGGAATGCTTGGGGTCCATGGTCTGGGAAAGCCAGCGCTCGGGCCGCCCGCCCGATGGCGCGGCCTATATCGAGTGCGTGCAGCGCCACGCGACCAGGGATTGA
- a CDS encoding SDR family NAD(P)-dependent oxidoreductase produces MTAPLNQTTVVTGASSGIGRAIAEALLAQGNSVVNLDYVLPDWSHPQLVSYQADLTQEAPTRERAAEIAARHNVTALVNNAGATRPGTIDTATTASLDDVVGLHLRAVLLLTQAFLPTLRACGQGRIVNMSSRAALGKVDRIVYSATKAGMIGMTRTLAMELGRDGITVNAIGPGPIATELFRKSNPEGAPQTQRILDSIAVGRMGTAGDVARAAMFFLSPDNGFVTGQVLYVCGGTTLGTAPI; encoded by the coding sequence ATGACGGCACCCTTGAATCAAACCACCGTGGTCACCGGCGCCAGTTCAGGCATTGGCCGGGCCATCGCCGAGGCCCTGCTGGCGCAAGGCAACAGCGTGGTCAACCTTGATTACGTTCTGCCCGACTGGAGCCATCCGCAACTGGTGTCCTACCAGGCCGACCTGACGCAGGAAGCGCCCACCCGCGAGCGCGCCGCCGAGATTGCCGCCCGGCACAACGTGACCGCGCTGGTCAACAATGCCGGCGCCACCCGTCCCGGCACCATCGACACCGCCACGACGGCCTCGCTGGACGACGTGGTCGGCCTGCACCTGCGCGCCGTCCTGCTGCTGACGCAGGCCTTTTTGCCGACCTTGCGCGCCTGCGGCCAGGGCCGCATCGTCAACATGTCCTCGCGCGCCGCCTTGGGCAAGGTGGACCGCATCGTGTATTCGGCCACCAAGGCCGGGATGATCGGCATGACGCGCACGCTGGCGATGGAGCTTGGCCGCGACGGCATCACGGTCAATGCGATTGGCCCCGGACCGATTGCCACCGAACTGTTCCGCAAGAGCAACCCCGAGGGCGCGCCGCAGACGCAGCGCATCCTGGACAGCATTGCGGTCGGCCGCATGGGCACGGCCGGCGACGTGGCGCGCGCCGCCATGTTCTTCTTGTCGCCCGACAACGGCTTTGTGACCGGGCAGGTGCTGTACGTCTGCGGCGGCACCACGCTGGGAACCGCGCCGATCTGA
- a CDS encoding 3-oxoacid CoA-transferase subunit B, producing MSSYQKRSKQELARRVAQDIHDGAYVNLGIGMPTQVANHIPAGREVILHSENGILGMGPAPAEGEEDYDLINAGKQPVTLLAGGAYFHHADSFAMMRGGHLDICVLGAFQVSATGDLANWSTGEPGSIPAVGGAMDLAIGAKQTWVMMDLLTKKGESKVVAQCSYPLTGIGCVKRIYSELATLECTPDGLKLIDKVDGLEHAELEKLLGLPIAA from the coding sequence ATGAGTAGCTATCAAAAACGAAGCAAGCAGGAACTGGCCAGGCGCGTGGCGCAGGACATCCACGACGGCGCCTACGTCAACCTGGGCATCGGCATGCCGACACAGGTGGCCAACCACATCCCGGCCGGGCGCGAGGTCATCCTGCACAGTGAAAACGGCATTCTCGGCATGGGGCCGGCGCCCGCCGAGGGCGAGGAAGACTACGACCTCATCAACGCCGGCAAGCAGCCCGTCACCTTGCTTGCGGGCGGCGCTTACTTTCACCATGCCGACAGCTTTGCGATGATGCGCGGCGGCCACCTTGACATCTGCGTGCTGGGGGCGTTTCAGGTGTCTGCTACCGGCGACCTGGCCAACTGGAGCACCGGCGAGCCCGGCTCGATTCCGGCCGTGGGCGGCGCCATGGATTTGGCCATCGGCGCCAAGCAGACCTGGGTCATGATGGATTTGCTGACCAAAAAAGGCGAGAGCAAGGTGGTGGCGCAGTGCAGCTATCCGCTCACCGGCATTGGCTGCGTCAAGCGCATCTACTCCGAACTGGCGACGCTGGAATGCACGCCAGACGGTCTCAAGCTCATCGACAAGGTCGATGGGCTGGAGCATGCCGAACTCGAAAAGCTGCTCGGCCTGCCGATTGCCGCCTGA
- a CDS encoding 3-oxoacid CoA-transferase subunit A: protein MINKIALSVADALAGVKDGSTVLIGGFGTAGIPGELIDGLIAQGAKDLTVVNNNAGNGEAGLAALLKAGRVRKIICSFPRQADSQVFDALYRSGRIELELVPQGNLAERLRAAGAGIGAFFCPTAYGTELAQGKETREINGRHYVLEYPIHGDVALIKAERGDRWGNLTYRMSARNFGPVMATAARHTVATVHEIVELGALDPEAIVTPGIHVSKIVRIDHVATQAGGIKISAKSA, encoded by the coding sequence ATGATTAACAAGATTGCCCTGTCGGTGGCCGATGCGCTTGCCGGTGTGAAAGACGGCTCGACCGTATTGATTGGCGGCTTCGGCACCGCCGGCATCCCCGGCGAGCTGATTGACGGCCTGATCGCGCAGGGCGCCAAGGACCTGACCGTCGTTAACAACAACGCCGGCAATGGCGAAGCCGGGCTGGCGGCCCTGCTCAAGGCCGGGCGCGTGCGCAAGATCATCTGCAGCTTCCCCCGGCAGGCCGACAGCCAGGTGTTTGACGCCCTGTACCGCAGCGGCCGCATCGAGCTCGAACTGGTGCCGCAAGGCAACCTGGCCGAGCGCCTGCGCGCCGCCGGTGCCGGCATCGGCGCTTTCTTCTGCCCCACGGCCTACGGCACCGAACTGGCCCAGGGCAAGGAAACGCGCGAGATCAACGGCAGGCATTACGTCCTCGAATACCCGATTCATGGCGACGTGGCCCTGATCAAGGCCGAGCGCGGCGACCGCTGGGGCAACCTGACCTACCGCATGTCGGCGCGCAATTTCGGGCCGGTCATGGCCACGGCGGCCAGGCACACGGTCGCGACGGTGCATGAGATCGTGGAGTTGGGCGCGCTCGACCCTGAAGCCATCGTGACGCCGGGCATCCATGTCTCGAAGATCGTCAGGATTGACCACGTCGCCACCCAGGCCGGCGGCATCAAAATCAGTGCCAAATCGGCTTAA
- the pcaF gene encoding 3-oxoadipyl-CoA thiolase, with amino-acid sequence MTITQAFICDAIRTPFGRYGGALSSVRADDLGAIPIRALMARNPDVDWQMVADVIYGCANQAGEDNRNVARMSALLAGLPLEVPGGTVNRLCGSGLDALGTAARAIKSGEAGLMIAGGVESMSRAPFVMPKAESAFSRANTVYDTTIGWRFVNKLMKAQYGVDSMPETAENVATDYQISRQDQDQMALSSQLRAVAAQQAGFFDAEITPVSIAQKKGEPVLVSKDEHPRETSMEVLARLKPIVRPDGTVTAGNASGVNDGACALLLADEASAARNGLTPRARIVGMATAGVAPRVMGIGPAPATQKVLALTGLTIAQMDVIELNEAFAAQGLAVLRMLGVPDDDPRVNAWGGAIALGHPLGASGARLATTAVNRLHQTGGRYALCTMCIGVGQGIAVILERV; translated from the coding sequence ATGACCATCACCCAAGCCTTTATCTGCGATGCCATCCGCACCCCCTTCGGCCGCTACGGCGGCGCCCTGAGCAGCGTTCGCGCCGACGACCTGGGCGCGATTCCCATCCGGGCGCTGATGGCGCGCAACCCGGACGTGGACTGGCAGATGGTTGCCGACGTGATCTACGGCTGCGCCAACCAGGCGGGCGAAGACAACCGCAACGTGGCGCGAATGAGCGCCTTGCTGGCCGGGCTGCCGCTGGAAGTGCCCGGTGGCACGGTCAACCGCCTGTGCGGCTCGGGTTTGGATGCTTTAGGCACGGCAGCGCGCGCCATCAAGTCGGGCGAGGCCGGCCTGATGATCGCCGGCGGCGTCGAGAGCATGAGCCGCGCGCCGTTTGTGATGCCGAAGGCCGAGAGCGCTTTTTCCCGTGCCAATACGGTCTATGACACCACCATCGGCTGGCGTTTTGTCAACAAGCTGATGAAGGCGCAGTACGGCGTCGATTCGATGCCCGAAACCGCCGAGAACGTCGCCACCGACTACCAGATCAGCCGCCAGGACCAGGACCAGATGGCTCTCAGCAGCCAGCTCAGGGCCGTCGCCGCGCAGCAGGCCGGGTTTTTTGACGCCGAAATCACGCCGGTCAGCATTGCCCAGAAAAAGGGCGAGCCTGTCCTCGTCAGCAAGGACGAGCATCCGCGCGAAACCTCGATGGAAGTGCTCGCCAGGCTCAAGCCCATCGTGCGCCCGGACGGCACCGTGACGGCGGGCAACGCCAGCGGCGTGAACGACGGCGCCTGCGCGCTGCTGCTGGCCGATGAAGCCAGCGCCGCCAGGAACGGCCTGACGCCTAGAGCCCGCATCGTCGGCATGGCGACGGCTGGCGTGGCGCCGCGCGTCATGGGCATCGGCCCGGCGCCGGCGACGCAAAAAGTGCTGGCGCTGACCGGCCTGACCATCGCCCAGATGGACGTGATCGAACTCAACGAGGCGTTTGCCGCGCAGGGGCTGGCCGTGCTGCGCATGCTCGGCGTGCCCGACGACGACCCGCGCGTCAACGCCTGGGGCGGCGCGATTGCGCTGGGCCACCCGCTGGGCGCCAGCGGTGCGCGCCTGGCCACCACGGCGGTCAACCGGCTGCACCAGACCGGCGGGCGCTACGCGCTGTGCACCATGTGCATCGGCGTGGGGCAGGGCATTGCCGTGATCCTGGAACGGGTGTGA